A single Oncorhynchus mykiss isolate Arlee chromosome 22, USDA_OmykA_1.1, whole genome shotgun sequence DNA region contains:
- the gpr155a gene encoding integral membrane protein GPR155 isoform X2 codes for MKVPANLNISYGDMDPPDTPSTMSIDKLFPALLECFGIILCGYIAGRANIITSTQAKGLGNFVSKFALPALLFKNMVLLDFGNVIWPFLWSILIAKVSVFFIVCVITLLVASPDTRFSKAGLFSIFATQSNDFALGYPIVEALYKNTHPEYLQYIYLVAPVSLMLLNPIGFAFCEIQKWRDQRDRQQNKLHIVGVVILQVLKNPIVFMVVIGIIFHFILAQKIPAFMEQFVDGLANSFGGAALFYLGLSMVGQLGKLTRSTVVALILLITAKLLVMPLICREMVELLYADHTNSGLNQSSLSNYAFLYGVFPTAPSVAIYAAHYNMELQVVTSGMVLSTFLSAPIMYVSAWLLTIPWMDPKPLMDSLQNVSFNVSIISLVTLVWTITVMFLSKKFKRLPHIFTLNLFLAQILACVGMILWNFVVRQDSFIGHVLTFTLLYGSLYSTYVWPGLIAFSLVLMKRGGELKVAPGFLVIAGWGVPGLVAAVLLITGKRMPDTIDSAFFYGTPQNICTSVVLAFSIVLSGGSLMGLSRGTWDSKYQVLERDSLLGTTEDLRPQSCPDTQTIPDMLEPGRARSINQECHMCDCAPSQPMPDMIVSTNKNDALLIEPGQCGTGCESTGCLLAQEEQQRQLADRQVARHVLLCLLLTVSLLANLSSCLWWLFNRVPGRLYLELQFFCAVVNYGQGFISFGIFGLDKHLIILPFKKRMSSLWHSMKPEEQPQLVVSDDIMMTCTQFTKYHKEQCVRDIVQKKSCGECLTGLLVNLSSDTQVWGEDGGGHFSWQ; via the exons ATGAAGGTCCCTGCCAACCTCAATATTTCCTATGGGGACATGGATCCCCCTGACACCCCTTCCACCATGTCCATTGACAAGCTCTTCCCAGCACTCCTGGAGTGCTTTGGGATCATCTTGTGTGGCTACATTGCTGGTCGAGCAAACATCATCACATCCACACAGGCCAAAGGATTGGGGAACTTTGTGTCCAAGTTTGCCCTCCCAGCATTGCTCTTTAAGAACATGGTACTGTtggactttggcaatgtcatctGGCCATTTTTGTGGAGTATTCTCATCGCCAAAGTGTCAGTGtttttcattgtgtgtgtgattacacTACTGGTTGCCAGTCCCGACACTCGCTTCAGCAAAGCTGGTCTCTTCTCAATCTTTGCTACTCAAAGCAATGACTTTGCTTTGGGATATCCTATTG ttgAGGCCTTGTATAAGAACACCCACCCGGAGtacctacagtacatctacctggtGGCCCCAGTGTCTCTCATGCTTCTCAACCCAATTGGCTTTGCCTTCTGTGAGATCCAGAAGTGGAGGGACCAGAGAGACCGGCAGCAGAACAAACTCCACATAGTGGGTGTGGTCATCCTTCAAGTTCTGAAGAACCCCATCGTCTTCATGGTTGTTATTGGCATCATCTTCCACTTCATCCTGGCCCAGAAGATCCCTGCTTTCATGGAGCAGTTTGTGGACGGCCTGGCCAACTCTTTTGGAGGAGCGGCCCTGTTCTACTTGGGCCTCTCCATGGTGGGCCAGTTGGGAAAGCTCACCAGGTCTACTGTTGTAGCCCTGATCCTGCTCATCACTGCAAAACT GTTGGTGATGCCGTTGATCTGTCGAGAAATGGTGGAGCTACTGTATGCCGACCACACCAACTCTGGTCTCAACCAATCCAGTCTCTCCAACTATGCCTTCCTCTATGGAGTCTTCCCTACCGCTCCCAGTGTGGCCATCTATGCTGCTCACTATAACATGGAGCTACAAGTT GTTACCTCGGGGATGGTACTAAGCACATTCCTCTCAGCTCCCATAATGTATGTTTCTGCTTGGTTGCTGACAATACCATGGATGGACCCTAAGCCATTGATGGATTCACTGCAGAATGTCAGCTTTAATGTCAGCATCATCAGCTTAGTTACACTG GTTTGGACCATAACCGTCATGTTCCTGAGTAAGAAGTTCAAGAGACTACCTCACATCTTCACCCTCAACCTGTTCCTGGCACAG ATTCTGGCTTGTGTCGGCATGATCCTGTGGAACTTTGTCGTGCGCCAAGACAGCTTCATTGGACACGTGTTGACGTTCACACTGTTGTACGGCTCACTGTACAGTACTTACGTGTGGCCAG GTCTGATAGCGTTTTCCCTTGTGCTGATGAAGAGGGGTGGTGAGCTGAAGGTTGCGCCAGGCTTCCTGGTGATTGCAGGCTGGGG AGTCCCAGGCCTTGTGGCAGCAGTGCTCCTCATAACTGGGAAGAGGATGCCTGACACTATCGACTCGGCGTTCTTCTACGGGACACCCCAG AACATCTGCACCTCAGTTGTGCTTGCCTTCAGCATAGTGCTGAGTGGGGGCTCATTGATGGGCCTCAGTCGAGGCACATGGGATTCGAAGTACCAGGTCCTGGAGAGAGACTCTCTGTTGGGCACTACTGAGGATCTGAGGCCCCAGAGTTGCCCCGATACCCAAACTATCCCAGATATGTTGGAGCCAGGCAGAGCCAGAAGCATCAACCAAG aGTGCCATATGTGTGACTGTGCTCCGTCCCAGCCCATGCCTGATATGATTGTCAGCACAAACAAAAATGACGCGCTACTCATCGAGCCAG GTCAGTGTGGGACTGGCTGTGAGTCCACGGGCTGTCTACTAGCCCAGGAGGAGCAGCAGAGGcagctagcagacagacaggtggccCGCCACGTGCTCCTATGCCTGCTACTGACCGTCAGCCTATTAGCT AACCTGTCCAGCTGCCTGTGGTGGCTGTTTAATCGCGTTCCTGGGAGACTCTACTTAGAGCTGCAGttcttctgtgctgtggtcaACTATGGACAG GGCTTCATCTCATTCGGGATTTTTGGTCTGGACAAACATCTGATAATACTGCCATTTAAAAAGAG GATGTCCAGTCTGTGGCATAGTATGAAGCCAGAGGAGCAGCCTCAACTGGTTGTGTCTGACGACATCATGATGACCTGCACTCAATTCACCAAATACCACAAAGAGCAGTGTGTCCGGGACATTGTCCAGAAGAAGAG CTGTGGGGAGTGCCTAACTGGCCTGTTGGTGAATCTGTCCTCCGACACACAGGTGTGGGGAGAGGATGGTGGCGGACACTTTTCTTGGCAGTGA
- the gpr155a gene encoding integral membrane protein GPR155 isoform X1 — protein MKVPANLNISYGDMDPPDTPSTMSIDKLFPALLECFGIILCGYIAGRANIITSTQAKGLGNFVSKFALPALLFKNMVLLDFGNVIWPFLWSILIAKVSVFFIVCVITLLVASPDTRFSKAGLFSIFATQSNDFALGYPIVEALYKNTHPEYLQYIYLVAPVSLMLLNPIGFAFCEIQKWRDQRDRQQNKLHIVGVVILQVLKNPIVFMVVIGIIFHFILAQKIPAFMEQFVDGLANSFGGAALFYLGLSMVGQLGKLTRSTVVALILLITAKLLVMPLICREMVELLYADHTNSGLNQSSLSNYAFLYGVFPTAPSVAIYAAHYNMELQVVTSGMVLSTFLSAPIMYVSAWLLTIPWMDPKPLMDSLQNVSFNVSIISLVTLVWTITVMFLSKKFKRLPHIFTLNLFLAQILACVGMILWNFVVRQDSFIGHVLTFTLLYGSLYSTYVWPGLIAFSLVLMKRGGELKVAPGFLVIAGWGVPGLVAAVLLITGKRMPDTIDSAFFYGTPQNICTSVVLAFSIVLSGGSLMGLSRGTWDSKYQVLERDSLLGTTEDLRPQSCPDTQTIPDMLEPGRARSINQECHMCDCAPSQPMPDMIVSTNKNDALLIEPGQCGTGCESTGCLLAQEEQQRQLADRQVARHVLLCLLLTVSLLANLSSCLWWLFNRVPGRLYLELQFFCAVVNYGQGFISFGIFGLDKHLIILPFKKRMSSLWHSMKPEEQPQLVVSDDIMMTCTQFTKYHKEQCVRDIVQKKRCGERMVADTFLGSELVEWLLQVGLSQDRGEALLYGGRLQQGGVLQHITQEYGFQDDELHYRFTA, from the exons ATGAAGGTCCCTGCCAACCTCAATATTTCCTATGGGGACATGGATCCCCCTGACACCCCTTCCACCATGTCCATTGACAAGCTCTTCCCAGCACTCCTGGAGTGCTTTGGGATCATCTTGTGTGGCTACATTGCTGGTCGAGCAAACATCATCACATCCACACAGGCCAAAGGATTGGGGAACTTTGTGTCCAAGTTTGCCCTCCCAGCATTGCTCTTTAAGAACATGGTACTGTtggactttggcaatgtcatctGGCCATTTTTGTGGAGTATTCTCATCGCCAAAGTGTCAGTGtttttcattgtgtgtgtgattacacTACTGGTTGCCAGTCCCGACACTCGCTTCAGCAAAGCTGGTCTCTTCTCAATCTTTGCTACTCAAAGCAATGACTTTGCTTTGGGATATCCTATTG ttgAGGCCTTGTATAAGAACACCCACCCGGAGtacctacagtacatctacctggtGGCCCCAGTGTCTCTCATGCTTCTCAACCCAATTGGCTTTGCCTTCTGTGAGATCCAGAAGTGGAGGGACCAGAGAGACCGGCAGCAGAACAAACTCCACATAGTGGGTGTGGTCATCCTTCAAGTTCTGAAGAACCCCATCGTCTTCATGGTTGTTATTGGCATCATCTTCCACTTCATCCTGGCCCAGAAGATCCCTGCTTTCATGGAGCAGTTTGTGGACGGCCTGGCCAACTCTTTTGGAGGAGCGGCCCTGTTCTACTTGGGCCTCTCCATGGTGGGCCAGTTGGGAAAGCTCACCAGGTCTACTGTTGTAGCCCTGATCCTGCTCATCACTGCAAAACT GTTGGTGATGCCGTTGATCTGTCGAGAAATGGTGGAGCTACTGTATGCCGACCACACCAACTCTGGTCTCAACCAATCCAGTCTCTCCAACTATGCCTTCCTCTATGGAGTCTTCCCTACCGCTCCCAGTGTGGCCATCTATGCTGCTCACTATAACATGGAGCTACAAGTT GTTACCTCGGGGATGGTACTAAGCACATTCCTCTCAGCTCCCATAATGTATGTTTCTGCTTGGTTGCTGACAATACCATGGATGGACCCTAAGCCATTGATGGATTCACTGCAGAATGTCAGCTTTAATGTCAGCATCATCAGCTTAGTTACACTG GTTTGGACCATAACCGTCATGTTCCTGAGTAAGAAGTTCAAGAGACTACCTCACATCTTCACCCTCAACCTGTTCCTGGCACAG ATTCTGGCTTGTGTCGGCATGATCCTGTGGAACTTTGTCGTGCGCCAAGACAGCTTCATTGGACACGTGTTGACGTTCACACTGTTGTACGGCTCACTGTACAGTACTTACGTGTGGCCAG GTCTGATAGCGTTTTCCCTTGTGCTGATGAAGAGGGGTGGTGAGCTGAAGGTTGCGCCAGGCTTCCTGGTGATTGCAGGCTGGGG AGTCCCAGGCCTTGTGGCAGCAGTGCTCCTCATAACTGGGAAGAGGATGCCTGACACTATCGACTCGGCGTTCTTCTACGGGACACCCCAG AACATCTGCACCTCAGTTGTGCTTGCCTTCAGCATAGTGCTGAGTGGGGGCTCATTGATGGGCCTCAGTCGAGGCACATGGGATTCGAAGTACCAGGTCCTGGAGAGAGACTCTCTGTTGGGCACTACTGAGGATCTGAGGCCCCAGAGTTGCCCCGATACCCAAACTATCCCAGATATGTTGGAGCCAGGCAGAGCCAGAAGCATCAACCAAG aGTGCCATATGTGTGACTGTGCTCCGTCCCAGCCCATGCCTGATATGATTGTCAGCACAAACAAAAATGACGCGCTACTCATCGAGCCAG GTCAGTGTGGGACTGGCTGTGAGTCCACGGGCTGTCTACTAGCCCAGGAGGAGCAGCAGAGGcagctagcagacagacaggtggccCGCCACGTGCTCCTATGCCTGCTACTGACCGTCAGCCTATTAGCT AACCTGTCCAGCTGCCTGTGGTGGCTGTTTAATCGCGTTCCTGGGAGACTCTACTTAGAGCTGCAGttcttctgtgctgtggtcaACTATGGACAG GGCTTCATCTCATTCGGGATTTTTGGTCTGGACAAACATCTGATAATACTGCCATTTAAAAAGAG GATGTCCAGTCTGTGGCATAGTATGAAGCCAGAGGAGCAGCCTCAACTGGTTGTGTCTGACGACATCATGATGACCTGCACTCAATTCACCAAATACCACAAAGAGCAGTGTGTCCGGGACATTGTCCAGAAGAAGAG GTGTGGGGAGAGGATGGTGGCGGACACTTTTCTTGGCAGTGAGCTGGTGGAGTGGCTGTTGCAGGTGGGTCTGTCACAGGACCGAGGAGAGGCGCTGCTCTACGGTGGCCGACTGCAGCAGGGTGGGGTTCTCCAGCACATCACCCAGGAGTACGGCTTCCAAGATGACGAGCTGCACTACCGCTTCACAGCGTAA
- the LOC110501444 gene encoding secernin-3: MYPSSCDTFVALPPATQGQRIVFGKNSDRPCDEVQEVVYFPARDYNAGEKVECTYIEIEQAAHTNAVVLSRPAWLWGAEMGANEHQVCIGNEAVWGRESAEDEEALLGMDFVRLGLERAETAQKAVDVIAELLEKYGQGGNCMEDQCGFTYHNSFLISDRTEAWVMETSGKYWAAEKVGDGYRNISNQYSITTKIDKEHPGMREYAKSHGWWDGKAPFSFAETYSFMTTARIEASGSRYCEGRNLLERSKGHITAETMMEILRDKESGINMEGMFMTTGSMVSVVPTDSTLPGVHYFTGTPDPERSVFKPFIFVKDIKQLKQTSSPCYGPDDPVKKIPRFQSKPDRKHPLFIKHEVVAAIIDSTKDKGKKIMQNMRVLEKEKMAEMEKLLSSGMEDPTSVVHLFSNSSQEELSVYSNI, translated from the exons ATGTACCCATCTTCCTGTGACACCTTTGTGGCTCTGCCCCCTGCCACCCAGGGACAGCGCATCGTCTTCGGAAAGAACTCCGACAGGCCCTGTGATGAGGTCCAGGAGGTGGTCTACTTCCCTGCAAGAGACTACAATGCAGGAGAAAAAGTTGAA TGCACGTACATCGAAATTGAGCAGGCAGCCCATACCAATGCGGTTGTGCTTAGCAGACCAGCCTGGTTGTGGGGGGCTGAGATGGGGGCTAACGAGCATCAGGTGTGCATCGGAAATGAGGCAGTTTGGGGCAGAGAGAGTGCTGAGGATGAGGAGGCCCTTCTTGGCATGGATTTTGTCAG ACTTGGTCTGGAGAGAGCAGAGACTGCTCAGAAGGCTGTGGATGTTATTGCTGAGCTGCTGGAGAAATATGGCCAGGGAGGAAACTGCATGGAGGACCAGTGTGGCTTTACCTACCACAACAGCTTCCTCATCTCCGACAGGACTGAGGCCTGGGTGATGGAGACGTCTGGGAAGTACTGGGCAGCAGAGAAAGTGGGAG ATGGATATCGTAATATCTCCAATCAGTACTCCATAACAACCAAGATAGACAAGGAACACCCTGGGATGAGGGAGTATGCCAAGAGCCATGGCTGGTGGGATGGGAAGGCCCCGTTCAGTTTTGCTGAGACGTACTCTTTCATGACTACAGCCAGAATAGAGGCGTCTGGCAGCAGATACTGCGAAGGACGGAACCTACTAGAGCGAAGTAAAG GACACATCACAGCTGAGACAATGATGGAAATCCTGAGGGACAAGGAGAGTGGCATCAACATGGAGGGGATGTTCATGACAACAGGAAGCATGGTGTCTGTCGTACCAACAGACTCCACCCTGCCAGGGGTGCACTACTTCACTGGAACACCTGACCCTGAGAG GTCTGTTTTCAAACCTTTCATCTTTGTGAAAGACATTAAACAGTTGAAGCAAACTAGCTCGCCCTGTTATGGCCCTGATGACCCTGTGAAGAAGATACCCCGTTTCCAGAGCAAGCCAGATCGCAAACATCCACTGTTTATCAAACACGAGGTGGTGGCTGCAATCATTGACAGCACCAAG gaCAAAGGAAAGAAGATCATGCAGAATATGAGAGTGTTAGAAAAGGAGAAGATGGCTGAGATGGAGAAACTTTTATCAAGTGGTATGGAAGACCCGACTTCAGTTGTGCACCTGTTTTCTAACTCAAGCCAGGAAGAACTGAGCGTGTACAGTAACATTTAG